From the Primulina tabacum isolate GXHZ01 chromosome 3, ASM2559414v2, whole genome shotgun sequence genome, one window contains:
- the LOC142540618 gene encoding inositol-phosphate phosphatase-like isoform X1: protein MPDKYSMEDLLAKAVDAAKIAGEVIKHGFYQTKQIEHKGEVDLVTETDKKCEDLIFYYLKQHFPEHKFVGEETTAACGATELTEEPTWIVDPLDGTTNFVHGFPFVCVSIGLTIGRIPTVGVVYNPIMDELFTAIHGKGAFLNGKAIKVSSQTELVKALLATEVGTKRDKATVDETTNRINSLLFKVRSLRMCGSCALNLCGIACGRLDLFYELGFGGPWDVAAGAVIVTEAGGLVFDPSGKDFDITSQRVAASNPLLKGAFIETLKQSE, encoded by the exons ATGCCAGATAAAT ATTCAatggaggatttattggccaaggcagTGGATGCCGCTAAGATTGCTGGAGAG GTTATTAAGCATGGGTTCTATCAGACTAAGCAAATTGAGCACAAGGGCGAG GTGGATTTGGTCACGGAGACTGATAAGAAATGTGAAGACCTGATTTTTTATTATCTCAAGCAACATTTCCCTGAACATAAG TTTGTTGGGGAAGAAACCACAGCTGCTTGTGGTGCTACAGAATTGACTGAAGAACCCACTTGGATTGTTGATCCTTTGGATGGAACAACTAATTTTGTGCATGG GTTTCCATTTGTTTGTGTTTCTATTGGATTAACAATTGGACGGATTCCAACGGTCGGGGTTGTCTACAATCCAATAATGGATGAG CTTTTTACGGCCATCCATGGTAAAGGTGCTTTCCTCAACGGAAAAGCCATAAAAG TATCTTCTCAAACCGAGCTTGTGAAGGCACTTCTTGCAACAGAG GTGGGAACGAAGCGTGACAAGGCTACTGTGGATGAGACAACAAATAGGATCAATAGCTTACTCTTCAAG GTTAGGTCCCTTCGGATGTGTGGATCTTGTGCATTAAATCTCTGTGGGATTGCTTGTGGAAGGCTTGATCTGTTCTATGAACTTGGTTTTGGAGGCCCTTG GGATGTAGCAGCTGGTGCAGTTATTGTAACTGAAGCTGGAGGACTCGTGTTCGACCC TTCTGGTAAAGATTTTGACATCACTTCTCAGCGAGTAGCAGCCTCAAATCCTCTCCTGAAGGGTGCATTTATTGAGACATTGAAACAATCAGAATGA
- the LOC142540614 gene encoding beta-glucosidase 47-like isoform X2 gives MELSSSLLGTLIILAMCSSCAGTSVSLELPGSSSSQFPDGFLFGTASSSYQFEGAILEDGKGLSNWDTFTHGTGNILDGSNGDIAVDHYHLYQEDIDLMENLGTNSFRFSISWARILPKGRFGNLNMAGIDHYSKVIDALLAKGIQPFAALTHYDVPQELEERYGAWLSPKIRKDFEYYADICFKYFGNRVKYWATFNEPNVMAIRGYRSGIYPPSRCSGSFGNCTKGNSIKDPLVAAHNMILSHAAAVNIYRNVYQKEQGGSIGIIMNSIWYEPYSNSAEDKLAAERAQSFFLNWFLDPILHGSYPKEMRHVLGSLLPEFSKEDLKKMRRGLDFIGINHYTSFYSKDCIYSKCKSGAPGVSRAEGLALRTPIRDGIYIGEPTAVDWIYVYPQGMENVVTFIKDRCNNTPMFISENGTS, from the exons ATGGAGCTTTCGTCGTCGTTGCTTGGGACCTTGATCATACTTGCAATGTGCTCATCTTGTGCTGGTACTTCAGTATCCTTGGAATTACCAGGCTCGTCTTCCTCTCAATTTCCTGATGGCTTCCTTTTCGGAACTGCATCATCTTCATATCAG TTCGAAGGTGCTATATTGGAAGATGGGAAAGGTCTCAGTAACTGGGATACTTTCACTCACGGCACTG GAAACATCTTGGATGGAAGTAATGGGGACATTGCTGTGGATCATTACCATCTATATCAG GAAGACATTGATCTGATGGAGAATCTTGGTACAAACAGCTTTCGATTTTCCATATCATGGGCAAGAATTCTTCCCA AAGGGAGATTTGGTAATTTGAACATGGCAGGGATAGATCACTACAGCAAGGTCATCGATGCTCTTCTTGCGAAAG GTATTCAACCATTTGCTGCATTAACACATTACGATGTCCCCCAAGAACTTGAAGAAAGATATGGAGCGTGGTTAAGCCCAAAAATACG GAAAGATTTCGAATATTACGCAGATATATGCTTCAAATACTTTGGCAACAGAGTGAAGTATTGGGCCACCTTTAATGAGCCAAATGTCATGGCAATCCGAGGATATAGGTCCGGTATTTACCCTCCATCTCGCTGCTCTGGTTCGTTCGGCAACTGCACCAAAGGAAACTCCATTAAAGATCCACTTGTTGCTGCACATAACATGATTCTGTCCCATGCGGCAGCAGTCAACATATATCGTAATGTATACCAG AAAGAACAAGGAGGCAGCATTGGGATCATAATGAATTCCATTTGGTATGAGCCTTACAGCAATTCTGCAGAAGATAAGTTAGCAGCTGAGCGAGCTCAATCTTTCTTTCTGAATTG GTTCTTAGACCCTATATTACATGGATCATATCCGAAAGAGATGCGTCATGTTCTGGGATCTCTGCTTCCAGAATTTTCTAAGGAAGATCTTAAGAAAATGAGGCGAGGATTGGACTTTATTGGGATCAATCATTATACCAGTTTCTATAGTAAAGACTGCATTTACTCCAAATGCAAATCAGGAGCACCGGGAGTTTCCCGAGCAGAGGGTTTGGCTCTGCGTACCCCTATAAGAGATGGCATATATATTGGTGAACCA ACTGCAGTTGATTGGATTTATGTATATCCTCAAGGAATGGAGAACGTCGTGACATTCATAAAAGATAGATGTAACAACACACCTATGTTCATCTCTGAAAACG GTACTTCCTAG
- the LOC142540618 gene encoding inositol-phosphate phosphatase-like isoform X2 — MPDKYSMEDLLAKAVDAAKIAGEVDLVTETDKKCEDLIFYYLKQHFPEHKFVGEETTAACGATELTEEPTWIVDPLDGTTNFVHGFPFVCVSIGLTIGRIPTVGVVYNPIMDELFTAIHGKGAFLNGKAIKVSSQTELVKALLATEVGTKRDKATVDETTNRINSLLFKVRSLRMCGSCALNLCGIACGRLDLFYELGFGGPWDVAAGAVIVTEAGGLVFDPSGKDFDITSQRVAASNPLLKGAFIETLKQSE; from the exons ATGCCAGATAAAT ATTCAatggaggatttattggccaaggcagTGGATGCCGCTAAGATTGCTGGAGAG GTGGATTTGGTCACGGAGACTGATAAGAAATGTGAAGACCTGATTTTTTATTATCTCAAGCAACATTTCCCTGAACATAAG TTTGTTGGGGAAGAAACCACAGCTGCTTGTGGTGCTACAGAATTGACTGAAGAACCCACTTGGATTGTTGATCCTTTGGATGGAACAACTAATTTTGTGCATGG GTTTCCATTTGTTTGTGTTTCTATTGGATTAACAATTGGACGGATTCCAACGGTCGGGGTTGTCTACAATCCAATAATGGATGAG CTTTTTACGGCCATCCATGGTAAAGGTGCTTTCCTCAACGGAAAAGCCATAAAAG TATCTTCTCAAACCGAGCTTGTGAAGGCACTTCTTGCAACAGAG GTGGGAACGAAGCGTGACAAGGCTACTGTGGATGAGACAACAAATAGGATCAATAGCTTACTCTTCAAG GTTAGGTCCCTTCGGATGTGTGGATCTTGTGCATTAAATCTCTGTGGGATTGCTTGTGGAAGGCTTGATCTGTTCTATGAACTTGGTTTTGGAGGCCCTTG GGATGTAGCAGCTGGTGCAGTTATTGTAACTGAAGCTGGAGGACTCGTGTTCGACCC TTCTGGTAAAGATTTTGACATCACTTCTCAGCGAGTAGCAGCCTCAAATCCTCTCCTGAAGGGTGCATTTATTGAGACATTGAAACAATCAGAATGA
- the LOC142538455 gene encoding cysteine proteinase inhibitor 1-like gives MELKSCPLLSAVLLVLVASFHYQVSASFVGIWKPIEDLNSPLVLEIVRFAVSEHNKKDGAKLQFVKVVKGEKQVVEGFNYKLVITANDGASGNAPGNYEVVVWDKPWAHFRQLTSFTKV, from the coding sequence ATGGAACTCAAATCTTGCCCTCTTCTCTCCGCGGTCCTCCTGGTCCTGGTGGCTTCGTTTCATTACCAAGTCTCCGCCTCCTTCGTCGGCATTTGGAAGCCAATCGAGGACCTGAACTCACCGCTTGTGTTGGAGATCGTCAGATTCGCCGTGTCGGAGCACAACAAAAAGGACGGTGCGAAGTTGCAGTTTGTGAAGGTGGTGAAGGGCGAAAAACAAGTTGTGGAAGGTTTTAATTACAAATTGGTCATCACCGCGAATGATGGAGCCTCTGGAAACGCGCCGGGAAACTACGAGGTTGTTGTGTGGGACAAGCCTTGGGCGCATTTCAGGCAACTCACGTCATTTACCAAAGTTTGA
- the LOC142540617 gene encoding LOW QUALITY PROTEIN: cytochrome b561 and DOMON domain-containing protein At4g17280-like (The sequence of the model RefSeq protein was modified relative to this genomic sequence to represent the inferred CDS: inserted 2 bases in 1 codon), whose amino-acid sequence MFSIFHNLSSRFSYMNPRFQFHNILRMLKLVLISSVLLSLHGLSYAQSCATYNFASNQVFSSCNDLPYLNSFLHWDYDQSAKTVRIAYRHTGVSSSDWVAWAINPNFRGMVGAQALVAFQKSDGTVRAYTAPVDSYQTQLQEGDLSFPVSDLSATYSGNEIVIFATLKLDNFSSTVNQVWQEGLLSNDSPAAHSTSGPNVQSMGTLDLISGETGXTRTGVRNSKTKRRNIHGLLNSISWGIMIPFGAMLARYLKVFPTADPAWFYLHSTCQTSGYIIGVVGWATGLQLGSQSHGIQFTSHRIIGIILFSIATLQVLALLLRPKKNHKYRSYWNIYHHVLGYSITVLGIINIFKGFNILHPDEKWKTTYIGILVGLACVAAIMEVYTWYVVLNRKKSSNPRKLHNEINGTNGYHGYGTRAHDRA is encoded by the exons atgttttctatttttcacAACCTCAGTTCTCGATTTTCATATATGAATCCAAGATTTCAGTTTCATAATATACTCAGAATGTTGAAACTTGTATTGATCTCTAGTGTTCTGCTTTCGCTGCATGGGTTATCCTATGCCCAATCATGTGCAACATACAACTTTGCTAGCAATCAAGTTTTCAGTTCCTGCAATGATCTCCCATATCTGAACTCTTTTCTACACTGGGATTATGACCAATCTGCTAAAACAGTTAGAATCGCCTATAGACACACAGGGGTTTCGTCCTCGGATTGGGTGGCGTGGGCCATTAATCCGAATTTTCGAGGCATGGTTGGGGCTCAAGCACTTGTGGCTTTTCAGAAATCTGATGGAACGGTTAGAGCTTACACAGCACCTGTCGATAGTTATCAGACTCAGTTACAGGAAGGAGATTTGAGTTTTCCAGTCTCAGATTTATCGGCAACTTACTCGGGAAACGAAATTGTGATATTTGCTACATTGAAGCTTGATAATTTTAGCTCTACTGTCAACCAGGTGTGGCAAGAAGGTCTTCTTTCAAACGATTCTCCGGCTGCCCATTCTACTTCTGGACCTAATGTCCAATCCATGGGAACTCTAGACCTTATTTCAGGAGAGACAGG TACAAGAACAGGGGTCAGAAACTCGAAAACAAAgagaagaaat ATTCATGGTTTACTGAACTCAATAAGCTGGGGGATCATGATTCCCTTCGGTGCCATGTTAGCAAGGTACCTAAAGGTGTTTCCTACAGCAGATCCAGCATGGTTTTACCTTCACTCAACGTGCCAAACCTCAGGTTATATTATCGGAGTTGTAGGCTGGGCTACAGGTCTCCAACTCGGAAGCCAGTCTCATGGAATTCAATTCACATCTCACAGAATCATCGGCATAATTCTCTTTTCTATAGCAACCCTCCAG GTGTTGGCTTTGCTTCTAAGGCCAAAAAAGAATCACAAGTACAGATCTTACTGGAACATCTACCACCATGTCCTTGGATATTCCATCACAGTACTAGGCATCATCAACATTTTCAAGGGGTTCAACATCTTACATCCAGACGAGAAATGGAAGACAACATATATAGGAATCTTGGTGGGTTTGGCCTGTGTTGCAGCAATCATGGAAGTATATACATGGTATGTAGTGTTGAACAGAAAGAAGTCTTCTAACCCGCGTAAATTGCACAATGAGATAAATGGAACAAATGGATACCATGGGTATGGAACACGGGCACATGATAGAGCATGA
- the LOC142540614 gene encoding beta-glucosidase 47-like isoform X1, translating into MELSSSLLGTLIILAMCSSCAGTSVSLELPGSSSSQFPDGFLFGTASSSYQFEGAILEDGKGLSNWDTFTHGTGNILDGSNGDIAVDHYHLYQEDIDLMENLGTNSFRFSISWARILPKGRFGNLNMAGIDHYSKVIDALLAKGIQPFAALTHYDVPQELEERYGAWLSPKIRKDFEYYADICFKYFGNRVKYWATFNEPNVMAIRGYRSGIYPPSRCSGSFGNCTKGNSIKDPLVAAHNMILSHAAAVNIYRNVYQKEQGGSIGIIMNSIWYEPYSNSAEDKLAAERAQSFFLNWFLDPILHGSYPKEMRHVLGSLLPEFSKEDLKKMRRGLDFIGINHYTSFYSKDCIYSKCKSGAPGVSRAEGLALRTPIRDGIYIGEPTAVDWIYVYPQGMENVVTFIKDRCNNTPMFISENGLGIVEKPSSSITDFLNDVKRVEYMSTYLESLANATRKGADVRGYFAWSLLDNFEWLDGYTVRFGLHHVDFATLKRTPRLSADWYKEYIFNHKRHASSA; encoded by the exons ATGGAGCTTTCGTCGTCGTTGCTTGGGACCTTGATCATACTTGCAATGTGCTCATCTTGTGCTGGTACTTCAGTATCCTTGGAATTACCAGGCTCGTCTTCCTCTCAATTTCCTGATGGCTTCCTTTTCGGAACTGCATCATCTTCATATCAG TTCGAAGGTGCTATATTGGAAGATGGGAAAGGTCTCAGTAACTGGGATACTTTCACTCACGGCACTG GAAACATCTTGGATGGAAGTAATGGGGACATTGCTGTGGATCATTACCATCTATATCAG GAAGACATTGATCTGATGGAGAATCTTGGTACAAACAGCTTTCGATTTTCCATATCATGGGCAAGAATTCTTCCCA AAGGGAGATTTGGTAATTTGAACATGGCAGGGATAGATCACTACAGCAAGGTCATCGATGCTCTTCTTGCGAAAG GTATTCAACCATTTGCTGCATTAACACATTACGATGTCCCCCAAGAACTTGAAGAAAGATATGGAGCGTGGTTAAGCCCAAAAATACG GAAAGATTTCGAATATTACGCAGATATATGCTTCAAATACTTTGGCAACAGAGTGAAGTATTGGGCCACCTTTAATGAGCCAAATGTCATGGCAATCCGAGGATATAGGTCCGGTATTTACCCTCCATCTCGCTGCTCTGGTTCGTTCGGCAACTGCACCAAAGGAAACTCCATTAAAGATCCACTTGTTGCTGCACATAACATGATTCTGTCCCATGCGGCAGCAGTCAACATATATCGTAATGTATACCAG AAAGAACAAGGAGGCAGCATTGGGATCATAATGAATTCCATTTGGTATGAGCCTTACAGCAATTCTGCAGAAGATAAGTTAGCAGCTGAGCGAGCTCAATCTTTCTTTCTGAATTG GTTCTTAGACCCTATATTACATGGATCATATCCGAAAGAGATGCGTCATGTTCTGGGATCTCTGCTTCCAGAATTTTCTAAGGAAGATCTTAAGAAAATGAGGCGAGGATTGGACTTTATTGGGATCAATCATTATACCAGTTTCTATAGTAAAGACTGCATTTACTCCAAATGCAAATCAGGAGCACCGGGAGTTTCCCGAGCAGAGGGTTTGGCTCTGCGTACCCCTATAAGAGATGGCATATATATTGGTGAACCA ACTGCAGTTGATTGGATTTATGTATATCCTCAAGGAATGGAGAACGTCGTGACATTCATAAAAGATAGATGTAACAACACACCTATGTTCATCTCTGAAAACG GACTTGGCATTGTGGAGAAACCAAGTTCCTCAATTACCGACTTCCTCAATGATGTGAAGAGAGTGGAGTACATGAGCACCTATTTGGAATCCTTGGCAAATGCAACAAG GAAAGGAGCAGACGTGAGAGGCTACTTTGCCTGGTCATTGCTCGATAACTTTGAGTGGCTTGATGGATATACTGTAAGATTTGGACTACACCATGTTGATTTTGCGACTCTTAAAAGGACTCCAAGATTATCTGCAGATTGGTACAAAGAGTATATTTTCAATCATAAGAGACATGCAAGCAGTGCCTAG